A window from Solanum stenotomum isolate F172 chromosome 7, ASM1918654v1, whole genome shotgun sequence encodes these proteins:
- the LOC125869766 gene encoding uncharacterized protein LOC125869766 codes for MSFATIEEARKIMNYYAIASRRGLKIEKVDRSRARYVCQVGCPCKCNISQDKKGASGFSIKNLISEHTCFPCYKNSRADSKTLAQYFKSKLQRDPKYTVKEMREELSTDFDLHVTKSKVKRTKVMILEKLDGSFMDDFNKLEAYGAELKKSNPGTDVEINISKDAFEQGIRKFLRMYICFNALKVGWKSGLRPLIGLDGTFLKDRIKGQVLVAVGQDSMNQFYPIAWAVVDKETTRTWSWFVELLKRSFDLKDGSGVPFISDMQKGLLDAMSNVLPAAHQRFCVRHIESNCLKKWRSGEMKKLMWWCAWSTYDEEFKDQLNRLGKLDADVAKDLISKPPRAWCRAYFDTQCKNTMVFNNFTESFNAWILEARGMPIIKMLEEIRIKVMTRLAENEDKVRHWKTEHSPQCMKLYNDYRAIAHGCTVNFNGDYGYEVSEADDRHTVNLEHIRCTCRLWDLSGIPCPHAINAFMHKKVVPKTQIHWFYSKEAYLLTYKHKMQLVRGIQFWNVDPTHAMEPPDMIKMIGRPTKKRDRTTDEARKRKGEWSSSRKGSIMTCSNCGEQNHNARGCYKAKGAEQISKKGKGKEKIGETSTETQQSSHASRSNSYEPEFGTQPSQQSAFQTQFDTQQSTTYGPDIGDDEDPILRQKTISEADILLAMRKSRMTPSTGGRRIQFTGDATGVSTPTNLPYSPTKITWRGKEVVTSNQLLNDARKKRIKIMARKGQGEPAPDSSEI; via the exons ATGTCATTTGCCACCATTGAGGAAGCTAGAAAGATAATGAACTACTATGCTATAGCTAGTAGACGTGGATTGAAGATTGAAAAAGTTGATCGTAGCAGGGCTAGGTATGTTTGTCAAGTTGGATGCCCTTGTAAATGTAATATTTCACAGGATAAAAAAGGGGCTTCTGGATTTAGtataaaaaatttgataagTGAACATACTTGTTTTCCATGCTACAAAAATTCTAGGGCTGATTCGAAGACATTAGCTCAATACTTCAAAAGTAAATTACAGAGAGATCCTAAGTACACTGTGAAGGAAATGAGAGAAGAATTATCAACTGATTTTGATTTGCATGTTACAAAATCCAAGGTAAAGAGGACTAAGGTGATGATCCTTGAAAAACTAGACGGGAGTTTCATGGATGACTTTAACAAACTTGAAGCATATGGGGCTGAATTAAAAAAGTCTAATCCAGGAACTGATGTTGAAATAAACATCTCAAAAGATGCTTTTGAGCAAGGTATAAGAAAGTTCTTGAGGATGTACATATGTTTTAATGCCTTGAAGGTAGGTTGGAAAAGTGGATTAAGACCACTCATTGGTTTGGATGGTACTTTCTTGAAGGATAGGATCAAAGGTCAAGTGTTGGTTGCTGTGGGACAAGATTCTATGAATCAATTCTATCCAATTGCTTGGGCAGTGGTTGACAAAGAAACTACTAGGACATGGTCATGGTTTGTGGAGCTTTTGAAGAGGTCTTTTGACCTTAAAGATGGAAGTGGAGTGCCTTTTATTTCTGACATGCAAAAg GGGTTACTGGATGCTATGAGCAATGTACTTCCTGCAGCTCATCAAAGATTTTGTGTTAGACACATTGAATCTAATTGTCTAAAAAAGTGGAGGAGCGGGGAAATGAAAAAGTTGATGTGGTGGTGTGCTTGGAGCACATATGATGAAGAGTTCAAAGATCAACTCAACAGGCTAGGCAAATTGGATGCAGATGTTGCTAAGGACTTGATTAGTAAACCACCTCGGGCATGGTGTAGAGCCTACTTCGACACGCAGTGTAAGAACACAATGGTTTTCAATAACTTCACAGAATCCTTCAATGCTTGGATTTTAGAAGCAAGAGGTATGCCAATTATCAAAATGTTGGAGGAAATAAGGATTAAGGTTATGACTAGGTTGGCTGAAAATGAAGACAAAGTTAGGCATTGGAAAACTGAACACAGTCCACAATGCATGAAGTTGTACAATGATTATAGGGCAATAGCACATGGATGCACTGTGAACTTTAATGGTGATTATGGCTATGAAGTGTCTGAAGCTGATGATAGACATACTGTGAACTTAGAGCATATTAGATGCACCTGCAGATTGTGGGACTTGTCTGGAATTCCCTGCCCTCATGCCATTAATGCATTTATGCATAAGAAAGTTGTTCCAAAGACACAAATTCACTGGTTTTACAGTAAAGAAGCCTATTTGCTGACATACAAGCATAAAATGCAACTTGTTAGAGGAATACAATTTTGGAATGTTGATCCTACTCATGCAATGGAACCACCTGATATGATCAAAATGATTGGAAGACCCACGAAAAAAAGAGATAGAACAACAGATGaagcaagaaaaagaaaaggtgaaTGGAGTTCATCAAGAAAAGGTTCTATAATGACATGTAGCAATTGTGGGGAACAAAATCACAACGCAAGAGGTTGTTATAAG GCAAAAGGGGCTGAACAGATTTCAAAGAAAGGCAAAGGCAAAGAAAAAATAGGTGAGACATCAACTGAAACACAACAATCTAGCCATGCCTCAAGAAGTAACAGTTATGAGCCTGAATTTGGTACGCAACCATCTCAACAATCAGCCTTTCAAACTCAATTTGATACTCAACAGTCAACAACTTATGGACCTGATATTGGTGACGATGAAGACCCAATATTGAGGCAAAAAACCATCTCTGAAGCTGATATATTGTTGGCCATGAGAAAGAGCAGAATGACACCATCAACTGGTGGTAGAAGAATTCAATTCACCGGAGATGCAACTGGGGTGTCAACTCCAACAAACTTGCCTTATTCACCAACAAAGATAACTTGGCGAGGAAAGGAAGTTGTTACATCCAATCAGTTACTAAATGATGCGAGGAAAAAACGTATCAAGATAATGGCAAGAAAAGGGCAAGGGGAACCAGCCCCCGATTCTTCTGAAATATGA